AGCGCTCGTTCTTCTCCGTGCGGTGCTTCTCCTGCATCGCCAGCCCCAGTCGGCCCTCGGGTCCGCAGCCGATGTAGCGCTGCCTCCCCTTGCCCTCCAGTGACTCGGACACGATGCGGAACAGCCGCTCCGGTCTCGGCTCCGGCCAACCCTCCCCCTTCGGCGCCAGCATCAGGTAGCTCATCTTCAGCGACTCCTTGTGCAGCCCCGCCGCCTTCGCGATCTCCTCCACCACCCTCGGCATCGGCCACTGCCGCTCCGCGTGGCACCAGTCGCTCTCCTTCACCAGCGCCGGGCACGCTCCCCGGTACATGCACGGCGCCCGGATGGCGTAGCCCTTCTCCACCATCGCGTCCCGCACCTTCAGCAGCAGCCGCGACGTCTCCCGCAGCGCCGGCTCCAGCACCAGCAGGCTCCCTCCCGGCTTCACCTGCGCCAGCACCTGCTCCAGCAGCGCCGCCCTCGGCTTCACCGACTCGTCCCCAGCCCCGTACAGCTCGTTGAGCACGTGGCCCATCGTGATCAGGTCGTACTTGCCCTCGGGCGGGGCCGCCTTGCGCGTCGGGTCCCACTCCCGGGTCGCCAGCGCCTCGCCCGCTTCCGCTGCGAGCGCCCGGGCGAGCGCCAACGCCGGCTTGCTCCGGTCCGCCGCCGTCACCTCCGCCGCCCCCGCGTCCAGCGCCGCGAAGGCCATCGGACCCGGTCCGCTCCCCAGGTCCAGTACCGCTCGCGGCCGGTTGGGCAGCTCCCCCAGCGCCTCCCGCGCCTGCGCATAGGAGACGGGCCAGTAGAAGAGCAGGTAGGCACCCAGTAGCTTCGGGTCGTCCATGTACCGGGCTCCCGCCAGCTTCCGGTCTCGCGTCAGGCCCAGTGATAACTGCTTCACACCCGCGCCGACCTCCTTCACCTCCTGGGGCGTCAGCCGCGTCTCCGGCCCATCCCCCCGCTTGCGCGCCTCGCGCCACACGGCGATCAGCCGCGGTATCCACCGCTCGAGGTCCTTGCCGTATGCGCCACTCATCCGACCCTGCCTTCCACAACGAGGGGTCGCCTCTTTCGGGCAACCGCGTTAAACCCTGTCCGAATGATTTCCGTCCGAGACCTGCGCAAGCACTACCAGGTCCACAAGCGCCCGCCCGGCCTCATGGCCGCCTTCCGATCCGTCCTCCACCGTACCTACACCAACGTGAAGGCCGTGGATGGCATCTCTTTCGAGATAAAGCCCGGAGAGCGCGTGGGCTTCCTCGGCCCCAACGGGGCGGGGAAGACCACCACCCTCAAGGTGCTGTCGGGACTGCTCCACCCCTCGGGGGGTGAGGTGCTGGTGGATGGCCACGTTCCCCGCCACCGCGAGGACGCGTTCCTCAAGAAGATCATGCTGGTGATGGGGCAGAAACAGCAGCTCCTCTGGGACCTGCCGCCCTCCGAGACGTTCGAGCTCAACCGCGCCATCTATGATGTCCCGCGCGCCCAGTTCAAGCAGACCCTGGACGAGCTGGTGACCCTGCTGGAGCTCGAGGAGCTCATCGGAAAGCCCGCGCGGCAGCTGTCGCTGGGCGAGCGGATGAAGTGCGAGCTGGCCGCGGCCCTCATCCACCGCCCTCGCGTGCTCTTCCTGGACGAGCCCACCATCGGCCTGGACGTGTCCATGCAGGCCACCATGCGCGCGTTCATCAAGTCCTATAACGAGCGGCACGGCGCCACGCTCATCCTCACCAGCCACTACATGGACGACGTGGCGGCGCTGTGCCCGCGCGTCATCGTCATCGACAAGGGCCAGCTGTCGTACGACGGGGGCCTGGACGCGCTGGTGCAGCGGGTGCGGCCGGAGAAGCGGGTGGTGTTGCGCCTGAACCAGCCGGTGGACGCGGCGAGCCTCGCCCCGCTGGGCAAGGTGGTGACGCACGACAGCGCCACCGCCGTGCTGCAGGTGCCGCAGGATGCCGTCAACGCGACGGTCAGCCGGGCCCTCTCCAGCCTGCCGGTGCAGGACCTGACGGTGGAGAACGCGCCGCTGGAAGAGGTCATGAGCGAGCTGTTCGCCGAGAGCAAGGCGCGGCGGGGAGCGGTGAACGCATGAGCGTGCGGAGCACACTGCGGGCCTTTCCCACGCTGCTGCGGGTGGGGGTCTCCGAGGCGGTCGCCTACCGCGCGGAGATGTTCATCTGGGTGCTGTCCACCACCATGCCGTTCATCATGATGGCGCTGTGGACGGCGGTGGCGCGCGCCGCTCCGGTGGGCCGTTACAGCGGAGACGACTTCATCCGGTACTTCCTGGCCGCCTTCGTGGTGCGGCAGATGACGGGGGCCTGGGCGGCCTGGCAGATCAACTACGAGGTGCGCCAGGGCACGCTGGCCATGCGTCTGCTGCGCCCCATCTCTCCGCTGTGGAGCTACGCGGCGGAGAACCTCGGCTCCTTCCCCATGCGCCTGTTCGTGGTGGTGCCGGTGGCGGCCTTCTCCGTCTACAAGCTGGGCTGGGGCTCGGTGCCCCAGACGCTCTGGGGCTGGGTCTTCTTCTTCCTGTCGCTCTTCGCTGGGTGGCTCATCACCTTCCTGGCCAACGTGGCCATCGGGACGATGAGCCTCTTCATGGAGAGCAGCACCAAGTTGATGGACGTGTGGATCGCCCTCTTCTTCGTGTGCTCCGGCTACCTGTACCCGGTGGAGCTCTTCCCGCCCGCGTTCCGGGCGGCGCTCGACTGGCTGCCCTTCCGCTATCAGATCGGCCTGCCGGTGGAGTTGATGACGAACACGCACGACTTCCACAAGGCGCTGGCGTTGCTGGGACGCCAGTGGCTGTGGGTGGCGCTGATGCTGACCATCTCGCTCGGCTTGTGGAAGCGGGGCCTGAAGCGCTTCGCGGCGTATGGAGGGTAGGGGCATGTTTCGGCGCTACATCCGGTTGTTCGGTGTCCAGCTCCGGGCCTCCAGCCTGCTCGCGATGCAGTACCGCGGGGACTTCATCGTCGAGGGGCTCATCTCCCTCTTCTGGTCGGCCACCGCGCTCGCCCCGCTCTTCGTCGTCTTCCAGAAGCAGGGGCAGCAGATAGAAGGGTGGAGCTTCGGCGAGTCGCTGCTCGTCATCGGCTGGTTCACCCTGCTGCAGGGGATTCTCGAGGGCGCCATCAGCCCGAGCCTCACCGGCGTGGTGGAGCACATCCGCAAGGGGACGCTGGACTTCGTGCTGCTCAAGCCCGCCGACGCGCAGTTCCTGGTGTCCACCACGCGCTTCCTGCCCTGGCGGGCCACCAACGCGCTGGCGGCGCTCGCCATCTTCGTCTACGGCTTCCATATCCTGGGGACTTCTCCGTCCCTGCTCGGCGTGTTGGCCTCGCTGGTGCTGCTGGGCTGCAGCGTGCTGTTGCTCTACTCGTTGTGGATCCTCACCGTGAGCGCGGCCTTCTACGTGGTGAAGGTGGACAACCTGACGTACTTCTTCACGTCCATCTTCGACGCGGCCCGCTGGCCGGCTCCCGTGTTCCGCGGCGTGCTGGCCTTCGTCTTCACCTTCGTGATTCCGCTGGCGGTGATGACCACCTTCCCGGCGGAGGCCCTGCTGGGCCGGCTGTCGCTGATGAGCCTGGTGGGGTCGGTGCTGGGCTCCGTCTTCTTCGCCTTCGTGTCGCGCCGGGTCTGGCTGCACGCCATCGGCCACTACACGTCCGCGAGCAGTTGAGGCGGGGGCTCATGTGGTTGCCGAACGCATGAGTGGAGGGCAAGCGAGTTCTGTTGGGTGGTGAGCAGTTTCTGCCATAGTTCCAGGCTTTCTGGCTCCCGGGCCCCCCGGTAAAGCCCGGCCACCGAGGAACTTGGATGAGTGCCCCCCGCTTCCCCGCAGGCAGCACCTCGAATGCGCAGCTGGCTGGACGTACGGCGTCGGAGCTCCAGATCGCGCCGACGTCGTTGGAGGCCACGGTGTCCTGGCTGGTGTCGCGGCTCGCCTCGCATCTGAAGATGCGCCCGGAGTCGATCCGGCCGGAGGAGCCCGTCTCGCGCTATGGCATGGACTCGCTGGCCGCCATCGAGCTGTCGTACGAGCTCGAGAAGGGCCTGGGGGTGGAGCTGCCCATCGGGCTGCTGCTGTCGGGACCGAGCGCCGCCGAGCTGGCGCGACACATCGTCGAGGCGCGGGAGGGGACGGCCCGGGCTCCCATCCCCCGCGGTCCGCGGGAGAGCGGGCCGGCACCGATGTCCTCCGCCCAGCAGCGGATGTGGTTCCTCCACCAGCTCGAGCCTGGCAGCCCCGTCCACCACATCCCCGCCGCCGTCCGCTTCACGGGCGCGCTGGAGGTGTCCGCCCTGGAGCGCGCCCTCGCCGAGGTGGTGCGGCGCCACGAGCCCCTGCGCACCACCCTCGCCGAGGAGGACGGGACGCCCGTGCAGCGCGTCCTGCCGTCCGCCCAGGTGTCGCTGCCGGTGGTGGACCTGCGGGCACTGCCCGAGGTGGAGCGCGAGGCCGAGCTGCGCCTCCGTCTCCAGGAAGAGGCGCGTCGCCCGTTCGACCTGGAGCACGGCCTCCCGCTGCGCCTCCTGCTGCTGCGGACGGGTGAGCAGGCGCACGTGCTGCTCGTGGTGGTGCACCACCTCGCCACGGACGGCTGGTCCATGGGCCTGCTCGTGCGCGAAGTGTCGGCGCTCTACGCGGCCTTCCTCTCCGGAGCCGTCCCCTCGCTGCCGGAGCCGCCGGTGCGGTACGTGGACTTCTCGGCCTGGCAGCACGAGTGGTCGCGGGGAAAGGCGCTGGCCTCACAGCTGGCCTGGTGGCGCCGCCAGCTCGCGGGCGCCCCCGCGGTGCTGGAGCTGCCGGGGGATGCGCCGCGCCCGCCGGTGCGCTCCATGCGCGGGGAGCGGCTGCCCGTCCACCTGCCCGCGGCCCTCTCCGAGGCCGTCCGTGCCCTGGGCCGGCGCGAGGGCGTGACGCCCTTCATGGTGCTGCTCGCCGCCTTCCAGACGCTGCTCCACCGCTACTCGGGCCAGGAGGACCTCTGCGTGGGCTCTCCCGTGGCCGGCCGGCCGCGCGCCGAGCTGGAGGGGCTCATCGGCCTCTTCATCAACACCCTTGTGCTGCGCACGCGCGTGTCCGGGACGCTGTCCTTCCGGGAGCTGCTCGCCCGCGTGCGCGAGGTGACGCACGGCGCCTACGCCAACCAGGACGTGCCCTTCGAGATGCTGGTGCAGGAGCTGCAACCGGCGCGCTCGCGCAGCCACTCACCCCTCTTCCAGGTGATGCTCACCCTCCTGCCCTCGCCCGCGGAGGCTCCCGTGTTGCCGGGGCTCGCCTCGCGTCTGGAGGACGTGCACACCGGCACCGCGATGTATGACCTGACGCTCACCCTGGGCCCGGGCCGCGATGGGTTGGTGGGGTGGCTCGAGTACAGCACCGACCTCTTCCACGCCTCCACCGCCGCGCGGATGGTGACGCACCTGCGGGTGCTGCTCGAGGCCGCCGTGGCCAACCCCGGACAGCGGCTCTCCCTGCTGCCGCTGATGCCCGAAGTGGAGCGGCGTCAGGTGCTGGTGGAGTGGAACTCCACTCGCGGGCCCCATGTGGCGGCCAGCCTCCCCGCGCAGCTGCGGGCCCAGGCCGAGCGCACGCCGGACGCGGTGGCGCTGGTGCACGGCGGCACGCGCCTCACCTACCGGGCGCTGCGGCGCCGGGTGTGCGCGCTGGCGCTCGAGCTGCGGGCGCGGGGCGTGGGGCCGGAGGTGGTGGTGGGGCTGTGCGCGCGGCGCTCGGTGGAGATGGTGGTGGGGCTGCTGGCCATCCTGGAGGCCGGCGGCGCCTGGCTGCCGTTGGACCCCAGCTACCCCGCGGAGCGTCTGGCCTTCATGCTGGAGGACTCCGGAGCCCGCCTGGTCCTCACCCAGCGCGAGCTGGTGGGCGTGCTGCCCGTCGACGCGGCGCGCACCGTGTTGCTGGACGCGCAGGAGGGCCCTCCCACCGAGGCCGAGCAGGGCCCCGGGAGTGGCTCGAGCCCGGAGCACCTGGCCTACGTGCTCTACACCTCGGGCTCCACGGGCAGGCCCAAGGGCGTGGCGGTGCAGCAGCGCAACGTCGCCCACTTCTTCGCGGCCATGGACGAGCGCGTCCCCCAGGGGCCCTCGCCCATCTGGTTGGCGGTGACCAGCATCAGCTTCGACATCAGCGTCCTCGAGCTGGTGTGGACGCTGGCCCGCGGCTTCCAGGTGGTGCTCGGTGAAGGGGTGGACATCGGCGAGCTGCTCGCCCTCATCCGCCAGCACGGGGTGACCCACCTGCAGGGCACTCCGTCGCTCATGGGGCGGCTGCTGCGAGAGCCGGAGGCCGAGGCGCGTCTGGCGTCCCTGCGCTGCCTGCTGGTGGGCGGCGAGGCCCTGCCGGCCACGCTCGCCGGAGCGCTGCACCGGCTGGCTCCCGGCCGGCTGCTCAACATGTACGGCCCCACGGAGACCACTGTCTGGTCCTCCACGCACCGGGTGGGAGAGGGCGAGTCGCCCGTGCCCATCGGCACGCCCATCCCCTACACGGAGCTGTACGTCCTGGACGGGCACCTGCGGCCGGTGCCCATCGGAGTGCCCGGAGAGCTGTTCATCGGCGGCGCCGGCGTCGTCCGGGGCTACCTGGGCAGGCCGGAGCTGACGGCGGAGCGCTTCGTGCCGGATCCGTTCCGAGGGGAGCGCGGGGCGAGGTTGTATCGGACGGGAGACCGGGCGCGGTGGAGGGCGGACGGGACGGTGGAGTTCCTGGGCCGCCTGGACCATCAGGTGAAGGTGCGCGGCCACCGCATCGAGGTGGGCGAGGTGGAGGCGGCGCTGGCGCTGCACCCGGCCGTGCAGGCCGCCGTGGTGGCCGCCCGCGAGGACGTGCCGGGAGAGACGCGGCTGGTGGCGTATGCCGTCGCCCGGCCGGGGCAGGCGCTCGAGGAGGGCGCGCTGCGCGAGTGCGTGCTGAGGCGGTTGCCGGAGTACATGGTGCCGTCGGCCTTCGTGGTGCTGGAGGCGCTGCCGCTCACGCCCAACGGGAAGGTGGATCGCAAGGCCCTGCCAGCTCCCCGGGACGCGGGGCTGGAGCCGCGGCGGGAGTACGTGGCGCCGCGCACCGAGGCGGAGCGCACGCTGGCCGAGGTGTGGGCCCAGGTGCTGGGGCGGGAGCAGGTGGGCGTCCACGACAACTTCTTCGAGCTGGGCGGTGACTCCGTCCTCGGTCTGCGGGTGGTGGCGGGCGCGCGGCGGCGCGGGCTGGACGTGACGGCGAAGCTGCTGTTCCTGAAGCAGACGGTGGCGGAGCTGGCGGCGGAGGTGGGGGCGGCGAGTGGGGTGCCGCAAGCGCCGCGAGGGCCGATGGCGCTGGCGCCCGCCCAGCGGCAGGTCCTCGAGGGACTGCTGGGGGGCTGGGAGAGCGTGGAGGACGTGTATCCGCTCTCGCACCTGCAGCAGGGGCTGTTGTTCCACGCGCGGATGGAGCCGGAGAGCGGGGCGTACGTGGAGCAGCTCTCCTGGGTGGCGCGGGGGCTGCGGGTGGAGGCGCTCCGCAAGGCGTGGGAGCACGTGGTGGCGCGGATGGAGGTGCTGCGGACGGGCTTCGCGTGGGAGGGGCTGGAGGAGCCGCTGCAGGTGGTGCACCGGAAGGTGGAGGTGCCCTGGGAGGAGCGGGACTGGAGGGGCCTGTCCGCACCGGAGCAGGAGCGCAGGGCGCGGGAGTACCTGCGGGAGGATGGCCGCCGGGGCTTCGAGCCGGGGCGGGCTCCGCTGATGCGGATGGCGGTGATGCGGGTGGCGGAGGATGCCTGGCAGTGCGTCTGGAGCTACCACCACCTGCTGCTGGACGGGTGGAGCCTGGCGCTGGTGGTGCGCGAGCTCCTCACCGCGTACGAGGCCCTGCTCGCGGGCTCGGAGGTGGAGGGGAGCACGCGTCCGCCCTTCCGTGAGTACATCGCCTGGCTGGGCCGCCAGGAGCCGCGCGCCGCCGAGTCCTTCTGGCGCCAGGAGCTGGCGGGGTTTGGCGAGCCGACGCCGCTGCCGGAGCAGAAGACGCTCCCCTCGGCCCCGGGCACGTGGGAGCAGCACGAGATGGAGCTGCGGCTCTCCGCCTCGGACACCTCGGCGCTTGTCGCCTTCGCGCGACGGCACCAGCTGACGCTCAACACCCTCGTGCAGGCCGCATGGGCGCTGGTGCTGGGCCGCTATGCGTCCTCGGACGACGTGGTGTTCGGGAGCGCCGTGGCCAGCAGGCCTCCGGAGCTCGAGGGCGTGGAGCGGATGGTGGGGCTGCTCATCAACTCGCTGCCGGTGCGCGTGCGCCTGCCCCCCACCCAGCCGGTGCTGGCGTGGTTGAAGGACTTCCAGGCGCACCAGTCCGAGGTGCGCCAGCACGAGCACCTGTCGCTGGCCCAGGTGCAGTCCTGGTGCGAGGTGCCTCGGGGCTCGCCCCTCTTCGAGAGCTTCCTCGTCTTCGAGAACTACCTGCTGGACGCCTCGCTGGCGCGCCGGGCGGAGGCCCTGGGGTGGGGGAGCATGTCGTGGCGGGAGCGCTCGAACTATCCGCTCCTGGCCACCATCATTCCCCAGGAGGAGCTCCAGCTGAAGCTGACGTACGACATCCGGCGCTTCGATGAGGAGGGAATCTCCCGGGTGCTGGAGTACTGGCGGCGGGCCCTGACGTCGCTGGCGGCGAGCCCCGAGTCGCGGGTGCGCGAGGTGTCGCTGCTGACGGAGGAGGAGCGGCACCGGCTGGTGGTGGAGTGGAACGACACCCGGTACGACTTCTCCCGGGAGCGCTGCATCCACGAGCTCATCGCGGAGCACGCACGGAGCACGCCGGACGCCCAGGCGCTGGAGTACGAGGGGCAGCGGCTGACGTATCGCGAGCTGGACCAGCGCGCCAATCAGCTGGCGCACCACCTGCGCGGCCTGGGCGTGGGGCCCGAGGTCCGGGTGGGCCTGTGCCTGGACCGCACCCATGAGTGGGTGGTGGCGATGCTGGGCATCCTCAAGGCCGGTGGCGCCTGGGTGGCGCTGGAGTCCAGCCATCCCAGGGATCGGCTGGCCTACGTGCTGGCCGACTCCAGCGCGCAGGTGCTCGTCACCCAGGAGTCCCTGCTCGAGAAGCTGTCGTCCTTCGAGGGGCATCGGCTGGTCGTGGACACGCAGGCGGAGGAGCTCTCCCGGTGGCCCGTGACGGCGCCCGAGGTGCGCGTCGACCCGGACTCCCTGGCCTACATCATCTACACCTCGGGCAGCACGGGACGGCCCAAGGGGACGCTGCTGGCGCACCTGGGCCTGCACAACATGGGCTGGGCGTCGTCGCGGGCCCACGGGTTGACCTCGAAGGATCGGGCGCTGCAGTTCGCGTCCGCGTCCTTCGATGTCTCCGTGTACGAGGTGTTCTCCATCCTGCTGGTGGGGGGCTGCCTGGTGCTGGCCCCCCGGGAGAAGGCACTGCCGAACACGCCGCTGCGCACGCTGCTGGAGTCGGCGGAGATCACCACGATGATGGCGACTCCCACGCTGCTGGGGCAGCTGGAGGCGCACGGGCTGCCCAGGCTGAAGACGGTCATCACCGTGGGCGAGGCCTGCCCGCCCGAGCTGGTGCGGCGCTGGGGCCAGGACCACACCCTGCTCAACGGCTATGGGCCGACGGAGGTGACGGTGTGCGCCACCGTCTCCCCGAGACCGATGTCCGCCGAGCGGGTCACCATCGGCAGGGCCTGGGGCAACATGCAGGTGTACGTGCTGGACCGCTTCCTGCGCCCGGTGCCCATCGGGGTGCCCGGAGAGCTGTACGCCGCGGGCCTGGGGGTGGCGCGTGGCTATCTGGGACGGCCGGAGCTGACCGCCGAGCGCTTCGTGCCCAACCCCTTCGGCCCGCCGGGCTCGCGGATGTACCGGACGGGAGACCGGGTGCGCTGGTTGCCGGAGGGAGAGGTGGAGTACCTCGGGCGCCTGGACTCGCAGCTGAAGGTGCGCGGCATGCGGGTGGAGTTGGGGGAGGTGCAGGCGGTGCTGGCGAGCTACCCGGGGCTGCGCGACGTGGCCGTGGTGCCGAGGTCGGACGTCGTCCCGGGCGAGCTGCGGCTGGTGGCGTACCTGGTGGCGGCGCAAGGAGAGGGGCCATCCTTCACGGAGCTGCGCGCCTTCCTCCGCGAGCGGCTTCCCGACTACATGGTGCCGACCGCCTTCGTGATGCTGCCGGCCCTCCCGCTGAATCCGAGCGGCAAGTTGGATGCGCGTGCGCTGCCGGCACCCTCCACGGTACAGCCGAAGTCCGAGGACGAGCGCGTCTCGCGGAGCAGCGACACCGAGAAGCGGCTGGCCAGCATCTGGTCCGAGCTGCTGCAGGTGGAGCGTCCCAGCCCTCGAGATGACTTCTTCGCGATGGGCGGCCACTCGCTGAGCGCCACCCGGTTCCTCTCGCGCATCCGTGCCGAGTTCGAGGTGGAGCTGCCCCTCAGCACCATCTTCGAGAGTCCGACCCTGGCGCAGCTCACCGCCCGCATCGAGTCGGTCCGGTCCGCGCGAGCCCTGGGCGTGCGGCCCCCCGTCACGCGCCGTCCCCGGGAGGGCGATGTCTTCCCGCTCTCGTTCGCGCAGCAGCGGCTGTGGTTCCTGGATCAGCTGCTGCCGGGCAGCTCCACCTACAACATCCCCGCGGCCGTGAGGATGGAGGGCGTGCTCGACGTGGGCGCGCTGGGGCGCTGCTTCGAGGAGCTGGTGCGTCGCCACGAGTCCCTGCGCACCGTCCTGCGCGCGGAGGGGGCCTCCTCCGTCCAGGTCATCCTCCCTCCGGAGCCGCTGGCGCTGTCCGTCCAGGACGTGTCGGCGCTGCCGGCCGAGGCGCGCGCGGCGGAGGTGCGGCGGCTGGCGGTGGAGGAGGCCCGGCGTCCGTTCGACCTGGCGCGAGGCCCGCTGCTGCGCGCCTCGCTGCTGCGGCTGGGCGAGCGCGAGCACGTGCTGCTGCTGACCCTGCACCACATCGTGTCCGACGAGTGGTCGATGCGGGTGCTGGTGCGGGAGGTGGAGGCGTTGTACGGGGCCCAGGTGGAGGGGAAGGTGTCGGGGCTGGCGGAGCTGGAGGTCCAGTACGCGGACTACACGCTCTGGCAGCGGGAGTGGTTGCAGGGGCCCGTGTTGGAGGAGCAGGTGGCCTGGTGGCGGCGCCAGTTGGAGGGGACACCTCCTCTATTGAAGCTGCCCACGGACAGACCTCGGCCACCGATGCCGAGCCATCGGGGTGACTGCCGCACGGTGTCGCTCTCCCCGGAGCTCCACGCGCGGTTGAAGGCGCTGGGACAGCGCGAGGGCCTGTCGACCTTCATGGTGCTGCTGGCGGGCTTCCAGGTCCTGCTGGCGCGTGAGTCGGGCCAGGAGGACATCTGCGTGGGAGCGCCCATCTCCGGGCGTCACCAGCGCGAGCTGGAGGGACTCATCGGCTTCTTCGTCAACACGCTGGCGCTGCGCACCCGGCTGTCGGCGGAGCTGAGCTTCCGTGAGCTGCTGGGGCGCGTGCGCGAGGTGGTGCTGGGCGCGTACGCGCACCAGGACGTGCCCTTCGAGCGGCTGGTGGAGGAGCTCAAGCCGACGCGCACCTTGAGCTACTCGCCGCTGTTCCAGGTGATGCTGAACTTCCAGCAGGAGGAGATGGGCCCGCGGGAGCTCCCCGGGCTGAAGCTGGAGTCGCTGACGGTGGAGGAGTGGCCAGCGAAGTTCGACCTGGTGCTGACGTTCGTGGAGTCCGAGGAGGGACTGCGGGCCTCGCTGGTGTACAGCACGGACCTGTTCGACGCCTCCACCGCGACCCGCCTGCTGGAGCAGCTCGGCGCGTTGCTGGAACGGGCCGTCGCGGAACCGGAGACGCGGCTGTCCGAGCTGGGCGTCCTCCCCGCCTCGGAGCGCCCGCCGGAAGAGGTGCCGGCCGTCGTCGAGGAGCCACAGCGCGTCTTCGTCGAGCCGAGCACTCCCCTGGAGCAGCAGCTGGCCGCCGTCTGGGCGCAGGCCCTGGGGCGGGAGCGGGTGGGCATGCACGAGCATTTCTTCGAGGAGCTCGGGGGCAGCTCGCTGACGGCGCTGCGGGTGGCCAACCACCTGCGCGAGGCGCTGCGGCGGGAGGTTCCCGTGATGTGGCTCTTCGAGCATCCGACAATTCACGAGCTGGTCCAACGCATCGCCCGGGAAGACGCACCGTCCCCGGCGGCGAAGGCCGGGCAGAGCGCACAAGAACGAGCCCAGGGACGCAATCAAGTCCTGGCGGGTCTGCGGGGCAAGGGAAAGAAGGGCGGCAATGTCTGAGTTCGAGTCGATGGAGTTCTCCGAGGGAGACATCGCGGTCATCGGTATGTCGGGGCGCATGCCCGGGGCGCGCTCGCTGGGGTCCTTCTGGCGCAACCTGCGCGAGGGCGTCGAGTCCATCTCCCGCTTCTCCCCCGAGGAGCTGGAGCCCATGCCCGGTCTGCCCGCCGACCCCTGGAAGCACCCCGGCTTCGTCCCCGCCGGCGCGGTGCTCGAGGGCATCGAGCTGTTCGACCACGACTTCTTCGACATCCCCCTGCGCGAGGCGCAGTGGATGGATCCCCAGCAGCGGCTCTTCCTCCAGTGCGCCTGGGCCGCGTTGGAGGACGCCGGTCACGTGCCCGAGCGCTTCGAGGGGAAGATCTCCCTCTACGCGGGCTCGTCCCTCTCGGGCCACCTGCCGAGGGTGCTGGGCGCCGTGTCCCAGGACCCGGCCACGTTCTTCGACGTGAGCGCCACCACCACCCACCAGAACGTGTCCTCGAAGACGTCCTACAAGCTGGGCCTCACCGGCGAGAGCGTCCTCGTCTACACCGCGTGCTCCACCGGCCTGGTCGCCATCCACCTCGCCTGCCAGAGCCTCCTGTTGCGCCAGTCCGACATGGCCCTGGCCGGTGCCACCAAGGTGCCCGTGCCCCATCGCACCGGCTACCTCTACCAGGAGGGGATGATCCACTCCCCGGACGGGCACTGCCGCGCCTTCGATGCCCGTGCCCAGGGGACGGTGAGCGGTAGCGGCGTGGGCGTGGTGGTGCTCAAGCGCCTGGCGGACGCCGTGCGTGACGGAGACCATGTCTATGCCGTCATCAAGGGCTCGGCCATCAACAACGATGGTCAGCTCAAGTCGGGTTACACCGCCCCCAGCGTGCAGGGGCAGGCCGCCGTCATCGAGCAGGCCATGGCCTACGCCGGCGTGGAGCCGGCGGAGATCGACTATGTCGAAGCCCATGGCACCGGCACCCCGCTGGGCGACCCCATCGAAGTGGCCGCCCTCATGCGCGCCTTCGGGCTGGGCCCCGAGTCCCAGGGCACCTGCGTCCTCGG
This is a stretch of genomic DNA from Archangium violaceum. It encodes these proteins:
- a CDS encoding small ribosomal subunit Rsm22 family protein, which translates into the protein MSGAYGKDLERWIPRLIAVWREARKRGDGPETRLTPQEVKEVGAGVKQLSLGLTRDRKLAGARYMDDPKLLGAYLLFYWPVSYAQAREALGELPNRPRAVLDLGSGPGPMAFAALDAGAAEVTAADRSKPALALARALAAEAGEALATREWDPTRKAAPPEGKYDLITMGHVLNELYGAGDESVKPRAALLEQVLAQVKPGGSLLVLEPALRETSRLLLKVRDAMVEKGYAIRAPCMYRGACPALVKESDWCHAERQWPMPRVVEEIAKAAGLHKESLKMSYLMLAPKGEGWPEPRPERLFRIVSESLEGKGRQRYIGCGPEGRLGLAMQEKHRTEKNERFLKLNRGDVIAVTNTEAKGDGLALDDTSEVKVVAYAGKGIPPAPPTPLPSGEGKGEGS
- a CDS encoding ABC transporter ATP-binding protein — encoded protein: MISVRDLRKHYQVHKRPPGLMAAFRSVLHRTYTNVKAVDGISFEIKPGERVGFLGPNGAGKTTTLKVLSGLLHPSGGEVLVDGHVPRHREDAFLKKIMLVMGQKQQLLWDLPPSETFELNRAIYDVPRAQFKQTLDELVTLLELEELIGKPARQLSLGERMKCELAAALIHRPRVLFLDEPTIGLDVSMQATMRAFIKSYNERHGATLILTSHYMDDVAALCPRVIVIDKGQLSYDGGLDALVQRVRPEKRVVLRLNQPVDAASLAPLGKVVTHDSATAVLQVPQDAVNATVSRALSSLPVQDLTVENAPLEEVMSELFAESKARRGAVNA
- a CDS encoding ABC transporter permease yields the protein MSVRSTLRAFPTLLRVGVSEAVAYRAEMFIWVLSTTMPFIMMALWTAVARAAPVGRYSGDDFIRYFLAAFVVRQMTGAWAAWQINYEVRQGTLAMRLLRPISPLWSYAAENLGSFPMRLFVVVPVAAFSVYKLGWGSVPQTLWGWVFFFLSLFAGWLITFLANVAIGTMSLFMESSTKLMDVWIALFFVCSGYLYPVELFPPAFRAALDWLPFRYQIGLPVELMTNTHDFHKALALLGRQWLWVALMLTISLGLWKRGLKRFAAYGG
- a CDS encoding ABC transporter permease, whose product is MFRRYIRLFGVQLRASSLLAMQYRGDFIVEGLISLFWSATALAPLFVVFQKQGQQIEGWSFGESLLVIGWFTLLQGILEGAISPSLTGVVEHIRKGTLDFVLLKPADAQFLVSTTRFLPWRATNALAALAIFVYGFHILGTSPSLLGVLASLVLLGCSVLLLYSLWILTVSAAFYVVKVDNLTYFFTSIFDAARWPAPVFRGVLAFVFTFVIPLAVMTTFPAEALLGRLSLMSLVGSVLGSVFFAFVSRRVWLHAIGHYTSASS